Proteins from a single region of Meles meles chromosome 10, mMelMel3.1 paternal haplotype, whole genome shotgun sequence:
- the DNAJB9 gene encoding dnaJ homolog subfamily B member 9: protein MATPQSVFVFAICILMITELILASKSYYDILGVPKSASERQIKKAFHKLAMKYHPDKNKSPDAEAKFREIAEAYETLSDANRRKEYDTLGHSAFTNGKGQRGNGSPFEQSFNFNFDDLFKDFGFFGQNQNTRSKKHFENHFQTRQDGSSRQRHHFQEFSFGGGLFDDMFEDMEKMFSFSGFDTTSRHTVQTENRFHGSSKHCRTVTQRRGNMVTTYTDCSGQ, encoded by the exons ATGGCTACTCCCCAGTCAGTTTTCGTCTTtgcaatctgcattttaatgataACGGAATTAATTTTGGCGTCAAAAAGTTACTATGATATCTTAGGTGTGCCAAAATCAGCATCAGAGCGCCAAATCAAGAAAGCTTTTCACAAGTTGGCCATGAAGTACCATCCCGACAAAAATAAGAGCCCTGATGctgaagcaaaattcagagagaTTGCAGAAG catATGAAACACTCTCAGATGCTAATAGGCGAAAAGAGTATGATACACTTGGACACAGTGCTTTTACTAATGGTAAAGGACAAAGAGGTAACGGAAGTCCTTTTGAGCAATCATTTAACTTCAATTTTGATGACTTATTTAAAGACTTTGGGTTTTTTGGTCAAAACCAAAACACTCGGTCCAAGAAGCATTTTGAGAATCATTTCCAGACACGCCAGGATGGTTCCAGTAGACAAAGACATCATTTCCAGGAGTTTTCTTTTGGAGGTGGACTGTTTGATGACATGtttgaagatatggagaaaatgttttcttttagtgGTTTTGACACCACCAGTCGGCATACGGTACAGACTGAAAATAGATTCCACGGATCTAGCAAGCACTGCAGGACTGTCACTCAACGAAGAGGAAATATGGTTACTACATACACTGACTGTTCAGGACAGTAG
- the THAP5 gene encoding THAP domain-containing protein 5 yields MPRYCAAICCKNRRGRNSKDRKLSFYPFPLHDKERLEKWLKNMKRDSWVPSKYQFLCSDHFTPDSLDVRWGIRYLKQTAIPTIFSLPEDNQEKDSSKKKSQKKKLDDEKEVCLKPKSQESFAPNELKENTVNTDILPEHTELLNSSTWVKLPAPKPEGIQNNILTLNLVKQDIKKPVSTLETSVTQDIDIGGFHTSFENLNSTTITLTTSNSEDIQPSLETQEVFEITTNHLATQNFTNNSMEIKSAQESPLLFSTITNTVEELNANKESVIAIFVPTENSKPINSFVSTEKETVEMGDLDLEGYLYKDVDYETEVLQIEHSYCRQDINKEHLWRKVSKLHSKITLLELQEQQTLGRLKSLEALIRQLKQENWLSEENVKITENHFTTYEVTMI; encoded by the exons ATGCCTAGGTATTGCGCAGCGATTTGCTGTAAGAACCGTCGGGGACGAAACAGTAAAGACCGGAAGCTGAGTTTTTATCC gTTTCCTCTACATGACAAAGAAAGACTTGAAAAATGGTTAAAGAATATGAAACGAGATTCATGGGTACCCAGTAAATACCAGTTCCTGTGTAGTGACCATTTTACTCCTGACTCTCTTGACGTCAGATGGGGTATTCGATATTTGAAACAAACTGCAATTCCAACAATATTTTCTTTGCCTGAAGACAATCAG gaaaaagactcttccaaaaaaaaatctcagaagaaaaaattagatgATGAGAAAGAAGTGTGCCTAAAACCCAAGTCACAAGAATCATTTGCACCAAATGAGCTAAAGGAAAATACAGTTAATACAGATATTCTCCCTGAACACACAGAATTACTTAATTCATCTACCTGGGTGAAGCTACCAGCTCCAAAACCAGAAGGTATACAAAATAACATATTAACTCTTAATCTGGTTAAACAAGATATTAAAAAACCAGTATCTACCTTGGAAACATCAGTTACCCAAGACATAGATATAGGTGGTTTTCACACATCTTTTGAGAATCTAAATTCTACAACTATCACTTTGACAACTTCAAATTCAGAAGATATTCAGCCATCTTTGGAAACCCAAGAAGTGTTTGAAATAACTACAAATCATCTTGCTACCCAAAACTTTACAAATAATTCCATGGAAATTAAGTCAGCACAGGAAAGTCCACTCTTATTCAGCACAATTACTAACACAGTTGAAGAATTAAATGCAAATAAAGAATCTGTTATTGCCATTTTTGTACCCACAGAAAATTCCAAACCAATTAATTCTTTTGTATCTACTGAAAAAGAAACCGTGGAAATGGGAGATCTAGACCTTGAAGGCTACTTATATAAGGATGTAGACTATGAGACAGAAGTCTTACAAATTGAACATTCTTACTGCAGACAAGATATCAATAAGGAACATCTCTGGCGGAAAGTCTCTAAGCTACACTCAAAAATAACTCTTCTTGAGCTACAGGAACAACAAACTCTTGGAAGATTGAAGTCTTTGGAAGCTCTTATACGGCAGTTAAAACAGGAAAACTGGCTATCTGAAGAAAATGTCAAGATTACAGAAAACCATTTCACAACATATGAGGTTACTATGATATAG